The Spirulina subsalsa PCC 9445 region CCGGATTATTCATCGCCTCCATCTGGGCTAAAAAATGCTCGGCCGCCTGCTTCCCTTGCTCATTCTCTTGTTCTTCAAATAACCCTAGAGCAATTTTGGCATCCTGCATCGCCCCCACTTCATCCAACAAGCGGAGGCGGGCAACACTCCGGGCTAAATACACCTCCCCATAGCGGGGATTTCGTTCCAGCGCCTGATTATAATACTCAATCGCCCGGATAAAATTCCGTCGATTACTTTCTAACACCCCTCGGGCATAAAAATGATCCGCCGAGAAAAACTGCCCCGGTATACCAATCGCCCCATCTACCACCGCTTGATTGAGATTCGTGGCTTCCAGATTAGCCTGCATAAAATAGGCATTGCGCAAATCCGCCCCCGCCACATTAGCCCCGGTTAAATCCGCCCCCGTCAAGTTGGCCCCATTGAGGGAAGCCCCCCCCAAGTTAGCAAAGCGTAAATCCGCCCCCGCTAAATTCGCCCGACTCAGATTAGCAAAGCGTAAATCTGCCCCCGCTAAATTCGCCCCACTTAAATCAGCCATCACTAAACCCGCCCGAGTTAAGTCACATTGGGGACATTCAAGCTGGGAAAGGAGTTGATTGAGATGCTGGAGGTTTTCTGCACGTACCGATAAACTCAAGGGCATCAAGAGCAAGACAGTTGTTGCAGCTAAGGTCTTTTTCATGGTTTTGCTGGGCGGAGTTTTTCCCATCTTAGCTTAACTTAAGGTTTGATCTCCGGGTTGGGTAAGTTGAGAACCTTAAACTCGTTCAATTCCCAAGGACTAAAATCTCACCTTTTGGGGCGTTCCTGATCAAGGTT contains the following coding sequences:
- a CDS encoding pentapeptide repeat-containing protein → MKKTLAATTVLLLMPLSLSVRAENLQHLNQLLSQLECPQCDLTRAGLVMADLSGANLAGADLRFANLSRANLAGADLRFANLGGASLNGANLTGADLTGANVAGADLRNAYFMQANLEATNLNQAVVDGAIGIPGQFFSADHFYARGVLESNRRNFIRAIEYYNQALERNPRYGEVYLARSVARLRLLDEVGAMQDAKIALGLFEEQENEQGKQAAEHFLAQMEAMNNPGRGGSGVGIDLLNMLGGLSSVLLRALSLF